CGACTTGAGACTGGCTGTAGGTAAGCAAGCCACCGTTGATCGTGGTTGCCTGCTCGGGCTGGAAAGCGATGTCCCCGATGATGACCGGCGGCACCTTCACCCGAACTAACTTAGCTTTCTCGTCGTAAGTGACATGGGCGAGGCTTAGCTTGCCGAGGTCGACGTAGTAGTTGACCACTGCAGGCACGATTAACTCCTGCCGACCCTTGAAAATCCAAGCTTTCGTCCGAGTGTCTTTTACCCGAGCGGTGCCCTTGAAGGCGAACACCAGCATCTTGTTCTCGTTGCGCAGGCTTTCGACCGTTGCGGAAAGAACCTTGTTGGTGTCGGTTTGCAGAAAGCCCGTCTGTTCGACGTTTTCGTCGAGCTGTTCCTTAGGCGCGACCCAATAGCCGAGTCCGAAGGCCGCTATTGGGAGGGCGACAAGGGCGACCCGTTCTCCGCTCACTTGAGGCTAAACAGGATGGGAGCCTCGACGTTCGGCTCCATCGGCCATGTGACGGCTGCAGCAACCGCGCTGTCGAAGGATGCTTTGAGTTGCCATGTGTCTCTATCGAAAGAAGCCTTCTCGACCTTCCACACCGACGTCTCTGTCGCCGTAACCTTAGGGTTCAGATCGCCCGTGCCGTGGCTGTCGCTTTTCAGAGCGCCTTCCAAAGCGGTCGCCTCGGTGTCCTTCGCAAGAGTTACCTCCTCCCCGTTGATGAGTTCCACCTTGGGGAAATCCCACCTGTCGATTGGCTCTTTGCCAATGTTTTTGATTGTGTACCGAACGACTACGAAGACCTCGCCGGATCCAGCTTTGGGGCCTATCCCTACAGGGCCGATCTGACTGCGCTCCTCCACCTTAGTGATCGCAAATTCCAATCCACCCGCGGACGCAGTTTCACCTAGTTTGTAAATCTTATCTGGCGCAGCGGCTGTTTCCGTGGGGGCGATTGTGTCGTCGGCTGAATCGCATCCGGTCAGCAAAATTGCGGACGCAAGGATTGCGGTGTGTAGGTTTCGCATAGTTTTCTCCATGTGTGAGGGAACCGAGCGGCGGTGCGCCGCGCGGCTGGAACAGACCTGAGCTTGATCTTGCTGTGCTCCCTCACGCCTGGGAGCTGCTCGGCCCTTGCCGCCCCTATGTACCTCTCGGGAGCGGCGGCCGAAGCCGGATGTTGGAAACCTACTCATCATAGGCGCATGAGCCTTTACCGTTTCCGGCTGGACATGCGCGCATGCCACCCGGTCTTCAGCGTGTGCTGTTGACCGAGCGATGAGAGGGGTTTCCGCGCCCCGCCTTCCGGCTTTCACGGAAGGCAGAGCGGTGTGGCGTGAGTTCTGTTGGACCGCAAGCAAACTCAGGTTATCCTATATAAGATACTGTTTTTGCTGTGTTTTTGTGAGTCGCTTAGTGCAGGCTCTGCCCGCCAGGTGACTTGTCTAGAAGCTTGTGGATGCGTTCGATGATCGCCTGGAACGTGCGCACGCCCGCCAAGTCACCCTGCTCCAGTAGTTCGTCGCACCGCATGGCCGCGATAACCGGAGCGTCCTCTTGGTGTCGATTGACGTAGGCGTTCGCGCAAGCCCAGAGTTCCCAGTCGCTAATCACCCTAGCGAACGATCGCCCGCCGATACCCGGCCGCTTGCGCCTCTGCTTCGCTGCAGAACATCGCCTCTGCCCGGGTCTGGTTGTAGTACGGCATTCCGGGGAGGTGGTAGATCCAGTCCCCGCGCCTGCTGTGGTTGCCCTTGATCGTGCAGCCCTGCGATTGGCTGGTTGAGGCCCGGGGTTGCTGTAGCAGCCGCGCGGGAGCCTGCGCAGCGGCCGCTCGCTCTTCACTCTGTCGGCGGAAATCCGCCGGCAACTCGAAGGTGGAATCCCAAATACCCACGCGCGCAGTTTTGGCACGCACCTCGTCGGCCACGTAGTCCGGCGCGTACGCTCGGAAGGCCGTCGCCCAGCCCTGAGCGACCATCGTCCGGTTGAGTTCAATGCCTCCTGCCAAGCAAACAGACACTGCACGTCCGTAGATGTCTCTCCCCCGCGCCCTGCAGCTGACCGTCTGACCCTCCACTAGCGAACGCAGCTTTCCCGCCGCCGCCTCACCGCATGGCCACGCCTGGCCGTCCCGCGAGCACTTCTGCTTCCCCTCCGGCGCGTCGATGCCGAACAGGCGGACCTCGACCCCGATGACCGTGAGGCTGTCGCCGTCGATCGCGTCGGCCGTGCCGGTGAACGACGACTGCGCGCTGAGCGGAAGTGCGCAGAGAGCAGCCCCGCCGATCACTAGGAGAGCGGCAGATCGGATGTGTTTTGCGGTAGGCACGTTGGTCTCCCTCAGGCGGCCATTATGCACATCAGTCAGCGGATTGCACTCTCGGGCTGGCGCGTCCGCTGCCCTCGCAGCAACGGATGTGCGCTTTCAGAAGCCGGCGCTATATTAGGGCCGATGCTGACCCTGCCTGACCAGCCCAGAGCCATGCGGGACCCCGCCGTGCGGGAGGCGAGGCTTGCAGCACTTAATGAACCGCACATCGCGCCCCTTACTGACCTGGTGCATGCCTTCCGCGCGAGGGACGACAGTGAGTACCCGTTCTTTGACCCGGCAGACGGCGGCGTGGGCGCCTCGATCCTGTTCCTGCTGGAGAAGCCGGGGCCCATGACGGTGCCTAAGGGAAAGGGTCTGTGGCAGGGTTCAGGGTTCATCAGCCGGGACAACGATGAACCCACCGCGGAGGCGTCTTTCCGGTTCTACCGGGAGGCCGGCGTGGACCGGCGGCAGTCCGTGGTCTGGAACGTGATCCCCGGCTGGAACGGCACCATCAGGGTCACCCCGGCGGAGCTGCGGGCGGGCGTCGAGGACCTTGCATCAGTCCTAGGCCTGCTGCCGCAGCTGCAGACGATCGTGCTGGTGGGTAGGAGGGCGGCGCCGGGCGAGCCCCCGATCCGCGGCCTCGGAGACTACGCGGTGTTCCACTCGGCCCATCCTTCGGGGCAGGTCCGAGCCGGCAATCCTCGCCTGTGGGCCGAGATACCGCTCATCTGGAAGGCTGCCTGGGAGGCAACGCTCACTAGCATTAAACACGCAAAGATTCTGACCTGTCCACGCGCAGATCAACCCGCCTAGGATAATGAACGCTCCCAGTATGGGCCAAAAAGATCCAAAACGCTAAGGCGCTCTTATTGCCCAACCGTCTGTTAATGGATATGCCGTTCTTTCGATCGCAATCGAGCAAGAGGTTTCACATGGCAGACCGAAAGACAGTTTTCGTGGCTTTTGCGATCGAGGACCAGAGCATTCGCGATATGATCAAGGGCCAATCTCTCAACACGAGCACGCCTTTCGAATACATCGATATGTCGGTAACGGAAGCTTACAGCGAGGAATGGAAGAAGAAGGTTCGCACCCGGATCCTTCGTTCGCACGGTGTTCTCGCGATCATTAGCAAAAACTCGCTAACTTCAACCGGACAAAAGTGGGAGATTGCGTGCGCTAAGGAGGAAGGCATCCCTGTGCGCGGAATATGGGCGTACAAAGAAGACCGCACAGACGTAGCCGGCGTCAACACTATGGTGTGGACTTGGGAAAACCTGGCTAACTGGATCGATGGGCTTTGAGATGCGCAAGGCTCTCGTTGTCGGAATCGACCACTACACAAAAGTGTCGCCCCTCTACGGTTGCGTGAACGACTCTTTCGCAGTCAAGGCAATGCTGGACCGTCACGCAGATGGGTCAGTTAATTTTGCGGTTAAGCACCTCACGAGCACCGGGCCGCAGGACGGAGTTGCTCGGACCCCTTTCCGCAGCGCAATTGAAGAGCTCTTCGCTGGCGACGGCGAGGTCTCGCTTCTTTATTTTGCGGGACATGGTCACATCGAAGCTACAGGAGGATACCTCTGCTCTTCTGACGTTGAATCGGGTAACGACGGAGTAGCGCTCGCTGAAATAATGATAATGGCTAATCAGTCTGGCGTGCATAACCGGGTAATAATTCTGGACAGCTGTCACAGCGGGGTGGCGGGTGGCTCCGCTCTTCAACAGAATGTAGCTGAGATCAATGATGGAGTGACAATCCTTACGGCGTCTACAGCAGAGCAGTACGCGACTGAGGAAAATGGGCAGGGTGTTTTCACTACTCTACTTGTCGATGCGCTCGGTGGGGCGGCAGCCAATCTTGTAGGCGAAGTAACGCCAGGAGGCGTTTACGCTCACGTGGATCAGTCACTTGGGCCTTGGGCTCAACGACCGGTATTCAAAACCAACGTTAAGCGATTCGTTTCGTTAAGAAAGGTCCAGCCCCCCTTAGAACTCACCGAGTTGCGGAGAATATCGGAGTTCTTCCCCGCCCCTGGATTTGCCTTAGAACTAGACCCGAGTTACGAACCGGAGCGGCATGACACTTGGGAAAAGGACCCGCAAGGTATCCCGCCGCCCAACCCTGATCGGAACGCAGAGTTTGCGATCTTGCAGAAATACAATCGGGTAGGTCTGCTCGTGCCTGAAGATGCCCCTCATATGTGGCATGCGGCTATGCATTCGAAGAGTGTACGCCTCACCGCCCTCGGTGAGCACTATCGCCGGTTAGCTGCTAAGGACCTTATTTAGTGTCTTTAAAAGATCGAACGCAGCTTGAGGCTGCCCTGCATAGCGCTCTCGAGGAACTGTCAGCGGTCGAACATGAGCGTTGGAGCCACTGGCAGCGATATCTCCACAGCAAAGGCGTCAAAACAGCGGACGGGGACCTTATCCTCCCGGCCAATCTCGTGGCGCGCTGGGAGCGCCAGTTCGCAACCCCCTACGCCGATTTGACTGATGAAGAGAAAGAGAGCGACCGTGAGCAGGTGAGAAAGTTCCTTCAAAGCGTTGTGGAGGCGCTCGCGAGCTAGCCTCTTCAGCGCAATGTTGGTCACGGTAGAGCGAAGCAAGGGGCAAAGGCTGTCTTGCCCACCGTCCGCAAGGAAGCATCGTCGAAATGTTGCTACACCGAGCTCTCTTTTGGGTTTTTCTTGTCGCCGCCCCCGCTATCAGTGCGGTTAGCGAGAGAGAGTGGACAGCAGTTACGATCGACGAAGACCTTAATCGACATCTTATCGATATGTCTTCGGTAAGGTCAGTGTCCGGAGGCACGAAGTCAGCATGGCTTCGATACGAGTACAAAAGTCCGCCATCTCATCTGCCTAAGCTCAAGGCAGTTGAAGCGTATGAGAATTTTGACTGTGAAGGGGGGCGTCGCCAACTCGTTCTAGTCTATGCGTTCCTGAGAGAGGGTGATCGGGTCGTCGAAGACAAAGTGCGGCCTTGGCGTGATGTTACGCCAGGATCTTCGTCAGCAATGGAGTTCGAGCTTGTATGCTCCGTGGGCTCGACGCCGCCCCAATGACAGTTCAACAAGGCTTCAAGCAAAAATAGACGGCTACCCAATCTTTCACGTGCGAGGTTCGCCGAGTTGCCCGACAGCCAACCTTAAGCCCCCTAAACCTCAGGACGAGTTCGGTTGCCTAGCTTGAGTGGACAGAGACGGGTCAACCTCCGACTCCGGCCCAGAATGCCCCAAACAGGACCCAAGCAGCGTTCCCAGCCGAACGGCCGTTTCACTTAACCCACTGGATTTCCCTGTTGAAAGACTGGTGCCGCTTACAGGACTCGAACCTGTGACCCCATCATTACGAAAGCGAGGATCGACCGGCGGCAATCCGAATGCTTTCATACACTTAGGGTCGGCTGAGCCGACTGTTCTGTACCCGACCCAGGCCTGTCCCATACTGCGCGATAACCACCCTACGCAAACTTCCTATCGAAAGAACTTTGGTAGGAAGAATTTCCGGAATTCGACCCGCTCTGAACCCGTCAGGACAGCTGTGCGGGTCCGCTTCCAGGAGAGATTGCTAGGGGCCTGAATGACCGAGATTGGGTGGAAAGCGGGCGTTGAGGAATACACCGCCAAGCACCGATCAATCGTAAAGGTGGCACCACTGGCCTCGACAGGGCACCGGGCGCATTAGAAGTGAGGCATGTTGGGGCAGGTCCGCACACTACCACTGACGGGACGATGCCGACCCGTACGAGACAGCATCCTTTTAGTGCTTTGGTAGATCTTGTGTGCTTAGACCCGCATGTCGCCGGATGCCTGATAGGGCGTTGCAGGCATCAAAGTGGGATTGATCGACATGCGGTTTATCATGAGTCTGTTGCTTCCTTGCGCGGCCGCCCCCCTCCATGCCCAATCACCAGCGCCGCCAGCCACCATCGACGGCCAGGTGGACATCGGGCGGCGGGGTGCATTGGGGCAAATTGCGGTGGGCCTCGGTGGTCAAAGCGCCGCTCAAGCTCCATCAGGTTTAACCCCGTCTGAAACAGCAATGGTAGATTTGGCGACCTGGGGCTTCCTCGCCCAACTGGACGGCAAAGGAGAAATCTTCCCGAACGGCTGGCGATATGCTCGAATGGCTGCCGACGGTCGTTTTCTCGCGATCGCTACAAGTTCTACGCGTGGATCAGATCTTCATGTGATCACTGCTGGTCCAAACGGCTTAGCGATGGTTCGCAAGGATCTCGCTAACGGAAAACTCAGGTACCACCGGGGTGTCTGGCAAGGCTCTGCGATCATGTGGACAGAGATAGACACTGGTCTGCCTCCAAAGGTCCTATGGACGGGCGGCGCTGACGGCTCTCTGGAGTTGGCCCTATTCGATGGCGCTGACGGGCGTCAGTTTGGCGGCGCCAGTTGGGCTTTTAAGCCACTCGTTCTCGATTATAACGCCCTCGCACCATTCCTCCGCGAGGCAGAAATTCTATACATTGGATCTGCACAGTCGGTTTCAAAGGCCGAAGGGCAACTGGCTGAAGCCAACGCATACTCCGCCAAGCGCCAAGCCGAAGATGATCGAATCATCGCACGGAACGCCGCGATGGGCGGTGTCGTGCAGGCAATCAGGAGCGTCGGCGCGGTGGTAGGCGAAGTCACTTACGCAGCAGCGGAGAAGGAGGGCCAGCGACTTCGGGCAACACTTGCCCGACAGGCTGCCGGGCAGCTAGGACCTACTTCGCATCACAACGCCTCAGGAAGTGAGCTCAGCTCCTCCAGTAGCACTTCGCCTAATCATGACGCAAAGTCGGTCTCGAACGAGCCGGCAATCCAGTTGTCCGCTGACGATTCTTTGAACTCGGAAGCAGCGAAAGAGGTTGGAACTTATAGCCTGTTTCGATGGTGTAAATCGTCGGATGAGCAAAAGAATGTGCACTACTATTCTGCAGTATTTCCAGCCGACATTCGATATCGAGATCAGACAGAGGTAAAATTTCGGTCTTACATGAAGTCTTTCTTCAAGCAGCAGCATGTTGATAACGCTAGATGTGGTGATGGCGGAACTCTCGAAGAGGCCCAGAAACACAAGTCGCAAGAAGAGGCTCGCTCAATAAAAATGGGCCGTCAAGTTTATCAGACTTACTGGAAAGAGTAGGCTGTGGCGGGGTTTCGTGAGATCCAACATTGCACTAACCTACGGGGGGCATCGTTTCAAATGACATGCGCGCGAATGTCGTTGCAATACGTCTGGTTTCTAGTTGGAGGCAGAATGTCCGCAAAGGGGTCGACAGCGGATTGTCTGGTCTTAGGCGACTGTACGCGAATCCGGCCAGCACCCCAGCTTTCCAGGATGCGCGCGCAGCTGCAGGGTTTCGACCGCGGCGAAAAAAATTTGGTCGAGAGAATCGCCCCCACATAGCTCGGCGGCCATATGGGGGCGATACAGGTTACTGCTTCGATTGCTCCTCATCCGGCGCGTAGTAGGTGCCATCGCCTAGCCGACCCCAGTACGGCCAGTCAGGCTCATGTTGCACTCCGGCCTTCAATCGGATTCCCGCGTGCTTCCTGTCGAAGCCAAGTCTGACAAGCACGCCGACGATATCTGTGCCCGTCGTGAGTCCACCGGCGATGCCGGCATTAATCAGCAAGTCGACCTGACTATGTTTATCGGCACCAGATTTCCGCAGATGCGCTTGCAGTGAGAGCAAGCGGCCGAAAAGACTGTTGAACTCGGCGCCGCTCAGGGTGGTAGTTGACTTCATTTCCGCCTCTCAAAGCTGGAGGTTGTGGGCGCCGGCTTCCACGGCGGCGGCGAGTGACTTGTCGGAGACGAAGGCATACCGAGCAGTAGACTCCGGGCGAAGATGCCCAGCCACCTTGCCGGCCACATGCAGG
This region of Tsuneonella aeria genomic DNA includes:
- a CDS encoding caspase family protein; its protein translation is MGFEMRKALVVGIDHYTKVSPLYGCVNDSFAVKAMLDRHADGSVNFAVKHLTSTGPQDGVARTPFRSAIEELFAGDGEVSLLYFAGHGHIEATGGYLCSSDVESGNDGVALAEIMIMANQSGVHNRVIILDSCHSGVAGGSALQQNVAEINDGVTILTASTAEQYATEENGQGVFTTLLVDALGGAAANLVGEVTPGGVYAHVDQSLGPWAQRPVFKTNVKRFVSLRKVQPPLELTELRRISEFFPAPGFALELDPSYEPERHDTWEKDPQGIPPPNPDRNAEFAILQKYNRVGLLVPEDAPHMWHAAMHSKSVRLTALGEHYRRLAAKDLI
- a CDS encoding surface-adhesin E family protein, which encodes MLLHRALFWVFLVAAPAISAVSEREWTAVTIDEDLNRHLIDMSSVRSVSGGTKSAWLRYEYKSPPSHLPKLKAVEAYENFDCEGGRRQLVLVYAFLREGDRVVEDKVRPWRDVTPGSSSAMEFELVCSVGSTPPQ
- a CDS encoding DUF4230 domain-containing protein; translated protein: MSGERVALVALPIAAFGLGYWVAPKEQLDENVEQTGFLQTDTNKVLSATVESLRNENKMLVFAFKGTARVKDTRTKAWIFKGRQELIVPAVVNYYVDLGKLSLAHVTYDEKAKLVRVKVPPVIIGDIAFQPEQATTINGGLLTYSQSQVDELLKRNYTKARRAVTAQAQGKAFVEAARSRAIDNVETYFEVPLRIAGRPDVEVAATF
- a CDS encoding thermonuclease family protein, which codes for MPTAKHIRSAALLVIGGAALCALPLSAQSSFTGTADAIDGDSLTVIGVEVRLFGIDAPEGKQKCSRDGQAWPCGEAAAGKLRSLVEGQTVSCRARGRDIYGRAVSVCLAGGIELNRTMVAQGWATAFRAYAPDYVADEVRAKTARVGIWDSTFELPADFRRQSEERAAAAQAPARLLQQPRASTSQSQGCTIKGNHSRRGDWIYHLPGMPYYNQTRAEAMFCSEAEAQAAGYRRAIVR
- a CDS encoding uracil-DNA glycosylase, which translates into the protein MLTLPDQPRAMRDPAVREARLAALNEPHIAPLTDLVHAFRARDDSEYPFFDPADGGVGASILFLLEKPGPMTVPKGKGLWQGSGFISRDNDEPTAEASFRFYREAGVDRRQSVVWNVIPGWNGTIRVTPAELRAGVEDLASVLGLLPQLQTIVLVGRRAAPGEPPIRGLGDYAVFHSAHPSGQVRAGNPRLWAEIPLIWKAAWEATLTSIKHAKILTCPRADQPA
- a CDS encoding DUF6961 family protein; this encodes MISDWELWACANAYVNRHQEDAPVIAAMRCDELLEQGDLAGVRTFQAIIERIHKLLDKSPGGQSLH
- a CDS encoding DUF4352 domain-containing protein is translated as MMSRFPTSGFGRRSREVHRGGKGRAAPRREGAQQDQAQVCSSRAAHRRSVPSHMEKTMRNLHTAILASAILLTGCDSADDTIAPTETAAAPDKIYKLGETASAGGLEFAITKVEERSQIGPVGIGPKAGSGEVFVVVRYTIKNIGKEPIDRWDFPKVELINGEEVTLAKDTEATALEGALKSDSHGTGDLNPKVTATETSVWKVEKASFDRDTWQLKASFDSAVAAAVTWPMEPNVEAPILFSLK